A single window of Chitinophagales bacterium DNA harbors:
- a CDS encoding T9SS type A sorting domain-containing protein, producing the protein MKKNNELLNFITDADYTIADTGIAKDFLAVKAIDKNKAPIIGENKTFQLTDLGWQTPNNSTISALNEGLTPNYYYTLRYIFETITGESILIHTAPTEIGFNNYVFASAPLHYCIPHTQRVLYRNLDNNWTFDNNNFSFPWDINFENSNDLIYEDFEEAIITIHFSFIETLNYFKEVHKNDNWYDASHCDEIGYIRYKPNGNALNSNQNFIEDSPVSFRTPTHELGHRFNQGISTSVLSNGEFSEGFADIWATNIEKFAFDLEKPEYRGGLNRNMRTFLLFGSSAYNSFGQYQRLRVVTHQFYLLSEPSAITNKPICGIGDEVTARIITTALEISENTDDELGTGGLESYLLLRDYYQDAVDLLTSEQNIYPIFANPNYIKAQIRNAWAEVGIGEPDFEVQTPSTLDVCKGENISLSAISEVGNLKWYHESDNQTHLSNTGIYEIVEAEPTDAGVYTVKITYDISNVPNETACILTKEVAVSVKHIVINEGNEPLQVCKGDTQSLTLTKHGDVSNIHWETPENANYAINTTTKSLTISSMSAEDAGIYRVVADCLGDDGTSIVVTDEIEVKVVDILDDIVEITMTMVDGTEIPNGGFVCSGEVIHLNASLTSIGEETQYELTWTNDNGSFIAIPNGFDTNVIPEGTTTYQLSVRNKPCNQLKIFQFSITTSDGTVNLGNQSSYCEGDNLVVSDEFTDHKWYILDENDTPELISINPSLTFTQEGTNTYRLEALDGDDCVVIGQKEITVSNFLPSEVPIVTPNKDECQPSSSIDLDQTNPTIYMSWEWKEGQNTLQESNIPSTAPNLSVNHPGIYTLIVQSQIGGCEFKEEYEVTYADMGILGNIDVKPNDPLNDYWKPSSLTADNIITIEGTVTVKQGAILAIEEGAIVEFIGENSGIVVERGGRLEVNNVTFRASECPNNIPIWKGLRVEGDYDKDHPTNYINAIENHPNHGLAYLKYCIIKDAEIAIDDKSIIVGSKYGGGGLIDVFDCLFENNRIGIHFSLTSALSENKIIECSFINSNGFGDTNDSDFLKPNYIHIRMSNVADSPKIILNHFETTASNLDNEHKGKACSILSSNFKIGEDCEGNTFKNLYEGVYVMNFGAALTQQIFDNTFTNVHKGITLNKSNFADVSFNIFEEMPEGFSSNYLSEGFIIISAVNPPNTYNHVSHGILTESSSMSEILGNKFYSSITGEPSNFLTRGLVIKNSAYDSQQVANSGLDFYVEDNTFDGVFPAATQFEQNNIDLGFTINCHTYTDNTSISSVFDWYLHTDCVLPVVGNCLDETEFAYRGSWDKGVYESSGTLTAINWRNTPPPITTNTGNGSNLLNPCGESQSCIPLNNPCGGKTPPNPPIHPIEPKDERRYLVQQIQYKLANSDHTEVINLLEQQQEVWSDKILAATYLQKRDITKTMQTLNRIPTNTTDNQAFVNMITFMAQDQVLSNETQIRHYATDISLNPRTNILAQSILSTYFEEHYIRNAALITNSSSKTATSLFEKKWLKILPNPVKDKVNIHWIETPKEEEKVEVRIYNGIGQQVNNSTIHVDGLKNSIDVGFLKSGVYYIQINGENNIYGFDKLVIVR; encoded by the coding sequence TTGAAAAAAAATAATGAATTACTTAACTTCATTACAGATGCAGATTATACAATTGCTGATACAGGAATAGCAAAAGATTTTTTAGCAGTTAAGGCAATTGATAAAAATAAAGCTCCTATCATAGGAGAAAATAAGACTTTCCAATTAACAGATTTAGGATGGCAAACTCCTAATAATTCTACAATTAGTGCTTTGAATGAAGGACTAACTCCTAATTATTATTATACATTGAGGTATATTTTTGAAACGATAACTGGTGAATCCATACTAATACATACAGCACCAACAGAAATAGGGTTTAATAATTATGTATTTGCCTCAGCTCCTTTGCATTACTGTATTCCTCATACCCAAAGAGTATTATACAGAAATCTTGATAATAATTGGACTTTTGATAACAATAATTTTTCTTTTCCTTGGGATATTAACTTTGAGAATTCTAATGATTTAATCTACGAAGATTTTGAAGAAGCTATAATAACAATTCATTTTTCCTTTATTGAAACATTGAACTATTTTAAAGAAGTTCACAAAAATGATAATTGGTATGATGCTTCTCATTGTGATGAAATTGGGTATATAAGATATAAGCCTAATGGAAATGCTCTAAATTCAAATCAAAATTTTATAGAAGATAGTCCTGTTTCATTTCGTACTCCTACCCATGAATTAGGTCATCGGTTCAATCAAGGTATTTCAACTTCTGTTCTTTCTAATGGTGAATTTAGTGAAGGATTTGCTGATATATGGGCTACCAATATAGAAAAGTTCGCATTTGATTTAGAGAAACCAGAGTATAGAGGTGGTTTGAATAGAAATATGCGAACTTTTCTACTTTTTGGTTCTTCCGCATACAATTCATTTGGTCAGTACCAAAGATTACGTGTAGTAACTCATCAATTTTATCTGCTATCTGAACCTTCTGCTATCACTAATAAACCTATATGTGGTATTGGTGATGAAGTTACTGCTCGAATCATCACAACAGCTTTAGAAATTAGTGAAAATACAGATGATGAACTTGGAACAGGAGGACTTGAATCATATCTCTTACTACGAGATTATTACCAAGATGCAGTTGATTTATTGACAAGTGAGCAAAATATTTATCCCATTTTTGCCAACCCAAATTACATAAAAGCTCAAATCAGAAATGCTTGGGCAGAAGTAGGTATTGGAGAGCCCGATTTTGAAGTTCAAACACCCTCTACCTTAGACGTTTGCAAAGGAGAGAATATATCTTTAAGTGCGATAAGTGAAGTAGGTAATTTAAAATGGTATCACGAAAGTGATAATCAGACTCATTTAAGTAATACTGGTATATATGAAATTGTCGAAGCAGAACCTACAGATGCAGGAGTTTATACAGTTAAAATTACCTATGATATTTCAAATGTTCCCAACGAAACTGCTTGTATACTGACCAAAGAAGTAGCTGTAAGCGTTAAACACATTGTCATTAATGAAGGAAATGAGCCGTTACAGGTTTGTAAAGGAGACACACAATCTTTGACACTTACAAAACATGGAGATGTTTCAAATATTCATTGGGAAACACCTGAGAATGCGAATTATGCCATCAATACAACAACTAAATCATTGACCATTTCATCCATGAGTGCAGAAGATGCAGGAATCTATCGGGTAGTTGCTGATTGTTTAGGAGACGATGGAACTTCTATAGTTGTAACAGACGAGATTGAAGTAAAAGTAGTAGACATTTTGGATGATATAGTTGAGATTACAATGACTATGGTTGATGGTACGGAAATTCCTAATGGAGGTTTTGTTTGTAGTGGAGAAGTTATCCACTTAAATGCTTCCTTAACTTCTATTGGGGAGGAAACCCAGTATGAGCTAACTTGGACAAATGATAATGGTTCTTTTATCGCCATACCCAATGGATTTGATACAAATGTCATTCCAGAGGGAACAACCACTTATCAGTTAAGTGTCAGAAATAAGCCCTGTAATCAACTTAAAATATTTCAATTTAGTATAACAACCTCTGATGGAACTGTTAATTTAGGTAATCAATCTTCTTATTGTGAAGGAGATAATTTGGTCGTATCTGATGAATTCACTGACCATAAATGGTACATTTTAGATGAAAATGATACCCCTGAATTAATTAGTATCAATCCTTCTCTAACATTTACTCAAGAAGGTACTAATACCTATAGATTAGAAGCATTAGATGGAGATGATTGCGTTGTTATTGGACAAAAAGAAATTACTGTGTCTAATTTCTTGCCATCTGAAGTTCCTATAGTAACCCCTAATAAAGATGAGTGTCAGCCTTCTTCTTCTATCGATTTAGACCAAACAAACCCTACTATCTATATGAGTTGGGAATGGAAGGAAGGGCAAAATACACTACAAGAATCAAACATACCAAGTACTGCTCCCAATCTTTCTGTTAATCACCCTGGCATTTATACACTAATAGTACAAAGTCAAATAGGAGGCTGTGAATTTAAAGAGGAGTATGAAGTAACCTATGCAGACATGGGAATATTGGGTAATATAGATGTCAAACCTAATGACCCTTTGAATGATTATTGGAAACCCAGTAGTTTAACAGCTGATAATATCATTACAATTGAGGGAACAGTAACAGTTAAACAAGGTGCAATTCTTGCTATTGAGGAAGGAGCAATTGTGGAATTTATTGGTGAAAATTCAGGTATTGTTGTTGAGAGAGGTGGGCGGTTGGAAGTAAATAATGTTACTTTTCGTGCAAGTGAATGCCCAAATAATATTCCTATATGGAAGGGACTTAGAGTAGAAGGCGATTATGACAAAGACCACCCAACCAATTATATCAACGCTATTGAAAATCACCCAAATCACGGACTTGCTTATTTAAAATATTGTATCATCAAAGATGCTGAAATAGCAATTGATGATAAATCTATTATTGTAGGTTCAAAATATGGAGGGGGAGGATTAATAGATGTTTTTGATTGTTTGTTTGAAAATAACCGTATTGGAATACATTTTTCTTTGACATCTGCACTTTCAGAAAATAAAATTATAGAGTGTAGTTTTATTAATAGCAATGGTTTTGGTGATACAAATGATTCTGATTTTTTAAAACCTAACTATATACACATTAGGATGTCGAATGTAGCAGATTCGCCCAAAATTATTCTAAATCATTTTGAAACTACTGCTTCTAATTTAGATAATGAACATAAAGGCAAAGCCTGTTCTATTCTAAGTTCTAATTTTAAAATTGGAGAAGATTGCGAAGGGAATACTTTTAAGAATTTGTATGAGGGAGTGTATGTAATGAATTTTGGAGCAGCTCTTACACAACAAATTTTTGACAATACCTTTACCAACGTACATAAAGGAATAACACTTAATAAAAGCAACTTTGCTGATGTTTCTTTCAACATATTTGAAGAAATGCCCGAAGGTTTTTCTTCAAATTATTTAAGTGAGGGTTTTATAATTATTTCAGCAGTAAATCCACCTAACACCTATAATCATGTGAGTCATGGTATTTTAACAGAATCTTCTTCGATGTCTGAAATTTTGGGAAATAAATTTTATAGTTCTATAACTGGAGAACCTTCTAACTTTTTGACCAGAGGTTTGGTCATTAAAAACAGTGCTTATGACTCTCAACAAGTAGCAAATAGTGGATTAGATTTTTATGTAGAAGATAATACTTTTGATGGAGTATTTCCTGCAGCCACACAGTTTGAACAAAATAATATAGATTTAGGATTTACAATCAACTGTCATACTTATACAGATAACACCTCTATAAGCTCTGTTTTTGATTGGTATCTGCATACTGACTGTGTTTTACCTGTTGTTGGAAATTGTTTGGATGAAACAGAATTCGCCTATAGAGGTTCTTGGGATAAAGGTGTATATGAATCATCGGGAACTTTGACTGCTATTAACTGGCGAAATACTCCTCCCCCTATCACAACAAATACTGGAAATGGTAGTAATCTTCTAAATCCATGTGGAGAATCACAGTCATGTATTCCATTAAACAATCCATGTGGTGGAAAGACACCTCCAAACCCTCCAATACATCCTATTGAACCAAAAGATGAAAGAAGATATTTGGTACAGCAAATACAATATAAATTAGCCAATAGTGACCATACAGAAGTTATCAACCTTTTGGAACAACAACAAGAAGTTTGGTCAGATAAAATATTAGCAGCCACCTATCTACAAAAGAGAGATATTACAAAAACAATGCAAACGCTTAATCGCATTCCTACAAACACAACAGATAATCAGGCGTTTGTAAATATGATAACTTTCATGGCACAAGACCAAGTTTTGTCCAATGAAACCCAAATTCGTCACTATGCGACAGACATATCTTTAAATCCACGCACCAATATTTTAGCACAGTCTATACTAAGTACTTATTTTGAAGAACATTATATTCGCAATGCTGCTTTGATTACCAATAGTTCCTCCAAAACAGCAACTTCCTTGTTTGAAAAGAAATGGTTAAAAATACTTCCCAATCCAGTAAAAGATAAAGTGAATATTCATTGGATAGAAACACCAAAGGAGGAAGAAAAGGTAGAAGTACGAATTTACAATGGAATTGGACAACAAGTTAACAATTCCACTATCCATGTAGATGGTCTAAAAAATAGTATAGATGTAGGATTTCTAAAAAGTGGTGTGTATTATATCCAAATAAATGGAGAAAACAATATTTATGGTTTTGATAAATTGGTAATTGTTCG
- a CDS encoding sigma-70 family RNA polymerase sigma factor, with translation MAATKMLTDNELINRAKEGNELAFQGLVERYQQRVAATVIGMLGQSAETEDVGQEVFIRFYKSLNKFRGESSLGTYLTRIAINLSLNELKRRKRKRLFSFFSTQDEDVKELQIPDHSISQEQRETQQMVHQAIQMLDTKFRTIVLLRLIEGYSTKETAEILELPIGTVLSRLARAQDKLKDILTID, from the coding sequence GTGGCAGCAACTAAAATGCTAACAGATAACGAACTAATCAATCGGGCGAAGGAAGGCAATGAACTTGCTTTTCAAGGCTTGGTAGAACGTTATCAGCAAAGAGTAGCTGCAACAGTTATCGGTATGTTGGGCCAAAGTGCAGAAACAGAGGACGTGGGACAGGAAGTTTTTATTCGGTTTTACAAATCACTGAATAAATTTCGAGGAGAATCAAGTTTAGGAACGTATCTAACACGTATCGCTATTAACCTATCTCTCAACGAATTGAAAAGACGCAAGCGAAAACGCCTGTTTTCTTTCTTCTCGACCCAAGATGAAGATGTGAAGGAACTGCAAATTCCCGACCATTCCATCAGTCAGGAACAACGGGAAACGCAACAGATGGTGCATCAAGCGATTCAAATGCTCGATACAAAATTTCGAACCATTGTTTTGCTGCGATTGATTGAAGGTTATTCTACTAAAGAAACTGCTGAAATTTTGGAATTGCCCATAGGAACCGTTTTATCGAGATTGGCAAGGGCGCAAGATAAATTGAAGGACATATTAACAATTGATTAG
- a CDS encoding tetratricopeptide repeat protein, whose translation MDYFITRAHLLIEQGKYDLAEKELKNGLAQDIDNADAHALLALCYIRQKRTEEAMVEAKTAIGLDPNEDFCHYLLALIYLDEDLLEDGEKTIKEAIRLNPYNPEYFNTLGVIYFNRRKLDEALAYFEQALALDAENVEATNMRARVLVTLGRKEEAANSFQAAFNRNPENAYTHANQGWAQLELGNYETSLEHFRQALRLDPEMDYAKSGMVEALKAKHWIYRTFLKFMFWTASMSPQARWGLVIGLVLIANMFTVLLPVYLVFVFFTWFATTIFDTLLRFNQYGKHALSEEQIQTSNYFAGFVVAGLGLLVTGLLMGNEAVMISGGVVLGMLFPVSKTFSMSNKQGRKKSFRYMIALGIVGVLAIVLQFVMPEETLALNAYMFGVVGYTWYVNTL comes from the coding sequence ATGGACTACTTCATCACCCGTGCACATCTATTGATAGAACAAGGCAAGTATGACTTGGCGGAAAAAGAGCTAAAAAATGGTTTGGCACAAGATATTGACAATGCCGACGCACACGCATTGTTGGCACTTTGCTACATTCGCCAAAAGAGAACGGAAGAGGCAATGGTTGAAGCAAAAACCGCAATCGGCTTAGATCCCAATGAAGATTTTTGCCATTACTTACTCGCCTTGATATATTTAGACGAAGATTTATTGGAGGATGGAGAAAAAACCATCAAAGAGGCCATTCGTCTGAATCCCTACAATCCTGAATACTTCAATACTTTGGGAGTCATTTACTTCAATCGCCGAAAGTTGGACGAAGCCTTGGCTTACTTTGAGCAGGCATTGGCTTTGGATGCCGAAAATGTGGAAGCAACCAATATGCGGGCAAGGGTATTGGTGACTTTGGGACGAAAAGAAGAAGCTGCCAATAGTTTTCAGGCTGCCTTCAATCGAAATCCTGAAAATGCCTATACACACGCAAATCAAGGTTGGGCGCAATTGGAGTTGGGGAATTATGAAACTTCATTGGAGCATTTTCGTCAGGCACTGCGATTGGATCCAGAAATGGACTACGCCAAATCGGGGATGGTTGAAGCATTGAAGGCAAAACATTGGATTTACCGCACGTTTTTGAAGTTTATGTTTTGGACAGCAAGCATGAGTCCACAGGCGAGATGGGGCTTGGTGATAGGTTTGGTATTGATTGCCAATATGTTTACAGTTTTATTGCCTGTTTATTTGGTGTTTGTGTTTTTTACTTGGTTTGCGACAACCATTTTTGATACTTTATTGCGCTTCAATCAGTACGGTAAACACGCCTTGTCTGAGGAGCAGATTCAAACATCTAATTACTTTGCAGGATTTGTAGTAGCGGGTTTGGGACTGTTGGTAACAGGATTGTTGATGGGAAATGAAGCGGTAATGATTAGTGGTGGTGTTGTTTTGGGAATGTTATTCCCTGTATCCAAAACTTTTAGCATGTCTAATAAGCAGGGTCGAAAGAAGTCTTTTCGCTACATGATTGCATTGGGGATTGTTGGGGTTTTGGCGATTGTGCTGCAATTTGTTATGCCAGAAGAAACTTTGGCCTTGAATGCCTACATGTTTGGAGTAGTAGGATATACGTGGTATGTGAATACTTTGTGA
- a CDS encoding sodium:solute symporter — protein MHPIDWGILVGTLLVIVLYGVWKNRSASSVRSYLMGERDLPWWTIGLSVMATQASAITFLSTPGQAYADGMRFAQFYFGLPIAMVILCIFVLPIYYRLEVYTAYEYLETRFDLRTRTLTAILFLIQRGMAAGITIFAPSIILSHILGWNLAITSIGIGAVVIFYTVIGGSSAVSQTQKQQMIIILGGMFAAFLVCIYKLPEGVGFSEALGVAGKMGKLNVVDFTFDLENRYTFWSGMLGGVFLFLSYFGTDQSQVQRYLSGKTLTQSRLGLLFNGIFKVPMQFMVLFVGIMVFVFYQFTPAPVHFNKANILDLQNTTYQTQFEDLDAQHQIIFEEKKNAVQDLIAAIEVGNEAAIQTAETTVQTLLDKDNAVRKEVKSLIAANNPDADIEDNDYVFITFVMGNLPIGLIGLLLAVIFSAAMSSTSSELNALATTTVIDLYRRSIKTDKSEAHYLAASKWFTVLWGMIALLFATTASLFDNLIEAVNIVGSLFYGAILGIFAVAFFFKSIGSKAVFYAALIGETIVLIIFTLNNLKYITIAYLWLNLIGCMLVIFFALLLQGLDKNKVELDN, from the coding sequence ATGCATCCAATTGATTGGGGAATTTTAGTAGGGACACTTTTGGTAATTGTGTTGTATGGTGTTTGGAAGAACCGAAGTGCAAGTAGTGTTCGCTCCTATTTGATGGGTGAACGGGATTTGCCGTGGTGGACTATCGGACTTTCGGTGATGGCTACTCAGGCGAGTGCAATTACCTTTCTATCTACTCCTGGGCAGGCGTATGCCGATGGGATGCGGTTTGCACAGTTTTATTTTGGCTTACCGATAGCGATGGTAATTCTATGTATATTTGTATTGCCTATTTATTACCGATTGGAGGTTTATACAGCTTATGAATATTTGGAAACCCGTTTCGATTTGCGGACACGCACATTGACGGCTATCTTGTTTTTGATACAAAGAGGAATGGCAGCGGGGATTACCATTTTTGCACCTTCCATCATTTTATCACACATATTGGGTTGGAATTTAGCGATTACCAGCATAGGAATTGGCGCAGTGGTCATTTTTTACACCGTTATTGGGGGAAGTAGTGCGGTGAGTCAAACCCAAAAACAGCAGATGATTATCATTTTGGGAGGGATGTTTGCAGCGTTTTTGGTGTGCATTTACAAACTACCTGAAGGTGTTGGTTTTTCGGAGGCATTGGGCGTAGCGGGCAAAATGGGCAAACTGAATGTCGTGGATTTTACTTTTGACCTTGAAAACCGATATACTTTTTGGTCGGGAATGTTGGGTGGTGTGTTTTTATTTTTGTCTTATTTTGGTACCGATCAATCACAAGTACAACGGTATTTGTCGGGTAAAACTTTGACACAAAGCCGTTTGGGTTTGCTCTTCAATGGTATCTTCAAAGTGCCGATGCAGTTTATGGTTTTGTTTGTAGGGATTATGGTGTTTGTGTTTTATCAATTCACGCCCGCACCCGTTCACTTCAATAAGGCAAATATTCTGGATTTGCAGAACACAACTTATCAAACGCAATTTGAAGATTTGGATGCCCAACATCAAATCATTTTTGAAGAGAAAAAAAATGCTGTTCAAGATTTGATTGCAGCTATTGAAGTAGGGAATGAAGCGGCTATTCAGACTGCTGAAACAACGGTTCAGACGCTTTTAGACAAAGACAATGCCGTGCGTAAGGAAGTAAAAAGTTTGATTGCAGCCAACAATCCCGATGCAGACATTGAAGACAATGATTATGTGTTCATTACCTTTGTAATGGGCAACTTGCCCATTGGTTTGATAGGTTTGTTGTTGGCGGTGATTTTTTCGGCGGCAATGTCCTCGACTTCCTCCGAATTGAACGCATTGGCAACTACTACGGTCATAGATTTGTATCGGCGTTCCATCAAAACCGACAAAAGCGAAGCCCATTATCTAGCCGCTTCTAAATGGTTTACGGTGCTGTGGGGCATGATTGCACTGCTTTTTGCTACAACTGCTTCTTTGTTTGACAACCTAATTGAAGCCGTGAATATCGTTGGTTCTTTGTTTTACGGAGCTATTTTGGGGATTTTTGCCGTTGCTTTTTTCTTCAAAAGTATTGGCTCAAAGGCGGTTTTTTATGCTGCCTTGATTGGAGAGACAATTGTATTGATAATTTTTACCCTCAATAACTTAAAATACATTACGATTGCCTACTTGTGGTTGAATTTGATTGGCTGTATGTTGGTCATTTTCTTTGCTTTGTTGCTGCAAGGATTGGACAAAAATAAAGTTGAATTGGATAATTGA
- a CDS encoding tetratricopeptide repeat protein yields MKLQYLLLFSILSLFTFNSLSAQSERALVRKGNEQYQSGNYSEAEVDYRKSINKSPENDLEASVFNLGNALYKQDRFEEAANRFERAAEMAQTSEEKAKAYHNLGNSLLKNNKLKESIEAYKNALRNNSKDPDTRYNLAYAQQLLKQQQEQQQQEQQKNQNQDQNEQEQNQEKQENDSQKQDEQEQKEGEKEEQEEQEQNQNKEEQSQEEQQQQQQKEKEEGGEEQDQQQAAEPQETRELTKEEAARLLEALKNEELKVQQKLNRQKGKADSRRIEKDW; encoded by the coding sequence ATGAAACTTCAATACCTCCTTTTATTCTCTATCCTTTCATTATTCACCTTCAACTCCCTTTCTGCTCAAAGTGAACGTGCTTTGGTGCGAAAAGGCAATGAACAATATCAGTCGGGCAATTACAGTGAAGCAGAAGTCGACTACCGCAAAAGCATCAACAAAAGTCCCGAAAATGATTTAGAGGCGAGTGTCTTCAATTTGGGCAATGCCTTGTACAAACAAGACCGTTTTGAAGAAGCGGCAAATCGTTTTGAGCGAGCTGCAGAAATGGCGCAAACATCTGAAGAAAAGGCAAAGGCTTACCACAATCTAGGCAATTCTTTGTTGAAAAACAACAAATTGAAGGAAAGTATTGAGGCCTACAAAAATGCCCTTCGCAATAACTCCAAAGACCCCGATACCCGATACAATTTGGCCTATGCACAACAATTGCTCAAACAACAACAAGAGCAACAGCAGCAAGAACAACAGAAAAACCAAAATCAAGACCAAAACGAGCAGGAACAAAACCAAGAGAAACAGGAGAACGATAGCCAAAAACAAGACGAACAGGAGCAAAAGGAAGGTGAAAAGGAAGAGCAGGAAGAACAAGAGCAAAACCAAAACAAAGAGGAACAGAGCCAAGAAGAACAACAGCAGCAGCAACAAAAGGAGAAAGAAGAAGGTGGGGAAGAACAAGACCAACAACAAGCTGCTGAACCACAAGAAACCCGTGAATTGACCAAAGAGGAAGCTGCTCGCCTTTTGGAGGCCCTCAAAAATGAGGAATTGAAGGTACAGCAAAAATTAAACCGTCAAAAAGGAAAGGCTGACAGTAGGCGAATAGAGAAGGATTGGTAA
- a CDS encoding GNAT family N-acetyltransferase encodes MNSKITLRPATINDIPILQYWDTQAHVIESDPNDDWNWEIELQRSPDWREQLVAELEGKAIGFVQIIDPELEETHYWGEVQNRLRAIDIWIGEKGYLGKGYGTQIMYLAIERCFANQEVTAILIDPLLNNVKAHRFYERLGFRFVEFRTFGEDDCKVYQLIREDWMSK; translated from the coding sequence ATGAATTCCAAAATCACCCTCCGTCCTGCGACTATCAACGACATTCCAATCCTTCAATATTGGGATACACAAGCGCATGTCATTGAATCAGACCCAAACGACGACTGGAATTGGGAGATTGAGCTACAACGTTCACCCGATTGGCGAGAGCAATTGGTAGCAGAGTTGGAGGGCAAAGCCATCGGTTTTGTGCAAATCATTGACCCCGAATTGGAGGAAACGCATTATTGGGGAGAAGTGCAGAACAGATTGCGAGCGATTGATATATGGATAGGAGAAAAGGGATATTTGGGCAAAGGATATGGCACTCAAATCATGTACTTGGCGATAGAACGGTGTTTTGCGAATCAAGAGGTGACAGCCATTTTGATTGACCCGCTTCTCAATAATGTAAAGGCACATCGTTTTTACGAGCGATTGGGTTTTCGGTTTGTGGAATTTAGAACATTTGGGGAAGATGATTGTAAGGTGTATCAATTGATTAGAGAGGATTGGATGTCAAAATGA
- a CDS encoding NAD(P)-dependent oxidoreductase — protein MPQKKVLFIDQMHPFLQEQLTEWGFQCDLKQKASKEDIAAILYQYVGIAVRSRLKITADLIDKATQLQFIARAGAGLESIDVEYAEEKGIACLSSPEGNRDSVAEHAMGMLLSMLNNLNRSNREVKQGLWRREANRGTELMGKTVGIVGYGYMGNAFAKRLQGFGVEVIAYDKFKTDYGNEYARAVSLEELRQRADVVSFHIYWIPENDKMVNDAYLSAFKKPIYLINTARGKILETADLVKHLKSGHVLGAALDVLEYEGHSFHEFDVATLPEAFQYLVEADNVILSPHIAGWTHESELKHVQTLAKRVGELYGF, from the coding sequence ATGCCCCAAAAAAAAGTCCTTTTCATTGACCAAATGCACCCCTTTCTTCAAGAACAGCTCACTGAATGGGGGTTTCAATGCGACCTAAAACAAAAAGCTTCAAAAGAAGATATTGCAGCCATTCTCTACCAATATGTTGGCATTGCAGTCAGAAGTCGCCTCAAAATCACCGCCGATTTGATAGACAAAGCCACACAATTGCAGTTCATCGCAAGGGCAGGGGCAGGTTTGGAGAGTATAGATGTGGAGTATGCCGAAGAGAAAGGAATTGCTTGTTTGAGTTCACCAGAAGGCAATCGGGATTCGGTGGCTGAACACGCTATGGGAATGTTACTTTCGATGTTAAACAATTTGAATCGCTCGAATCGAGAGGTCAAGCAAGGCCTTTGGCGCAGAGAAGCGAATCGAGGAACGGAATTGATGGGCAAAACCGTTGGAATTGTGGGCTATGGTTATATGGGCAATGCTTTTGCCAAACGGCTGCAAGGTTTTGGCGTTGAGGTGATTGCTTATGACAAATTCAAGACCGATTATGGCAATGAATATGCTCGTGCAGTTAGTTTGGAGGAATTGCGGCAACGGGCAGATGTGGTGAGTTTCCACATTTATTGGATTCCCGAAAACGATAAAATGGTCAATGATGCCTATTTATCCGCCTTCAAAAAGCCCATTTATCTCATCAATACCGCAAGAGGCAAAATTTTGGAAACTGCTGACTTGGTGAAGCACCTCAAAAGCGGTCATGTTTTGGGCGCAGCTTTGGATGTATTGGAATATGAAGGTCACTCTTTCCACGAATTTGATGTGGCGACTTTACCCGAAGCATTTCAGTATTTGGTGGAGGCGGACAATGTGATTTTGTCGCCACACATTGCGGGGTGGACGCATGAGTCGGAGTTGAAGCATGTGCAGACTTTGGCGAAAAGGGTAGGGGAGTTGTATGGGTTTTGA